The Gallus gallus isolate bGalGal1 chromosome 23, bGalGal1.mat.broiler.GRCg7b, whole genome shotgun sequence genome includes a region encoding these proteins:
- the GMEB1 gene encoding glucocorticoid modulatory element-binding protein 1 isoform X2, translating to MANAEVSVPVGDVVVVPSDGNEGENPEDTKTQVILQLQPVQQGIYQEGSEASAAVVAVETHTIHKLEEGIDPSTIETNEEIEIAYPITCGESKAILLWKKFVCPGINVKCVKFNDQLISPKHFVHLAGKSTLKDWKRAIRLGGIMLRKMMDSGQIDFYQHDKVCTNTCRSTKFDLLISSARAPMPGQQSVVQTPTSADGSITQIALSEESMEEGIEWNSALTAAVTMATEEGMKKDTDEISEDTLMFWKGIADVGLMEEVVCNIQKEIEEVLRGVQQRLGQSPFQMTDAAVLNNVAHTFGLMDTVKKVLDNRKNQTEQGEEQFLYTLADLERQLEEQKKLAKDQKAKSQTIQNVVLMPVSAPKPPKRPRLQRPASATVLSPSTPIQQPQFTVISPIAIAPVGQQFSVGNIPVATISQGSSPVTVHTLPSGSQLFRYATVVSSSKTNSSDTVTLHPSSSLALLSSAAMQDGGALANVAAVVNPVELVAMESGLTSTIQAVEGTSDDGQTIIEIDPAPDPEADADESEGKAVILETELRTEEKVVGDVEDHQHHVHNVEIVVLED from the exons ATGGCGAATGCCGAAGTGAGCGTCCCGGTGGGTGATGTGGTGGTTGTACCAAGTGACGGCAACGAAGGGGAGAACCCGGAGGATACCAAAACCCAAGTGATCCTTCAGCTCCAGCCGGTGCAGCAGGG GATTTACCAGGAGGGCTCAGAGGCAAGTGCTGCTGTTGTGGCCGTGGAAACGCACACCATACACAAACTAGAGGAAGGGATCG ACCCCAGCACCATTGAAACAAACGAGGAAATTGAGATTGCCTATCCCATCACCTGCGGGGAGAGCAAAGCCATCCTGCTCTGGAAGAAGTTTGTCTGTCCAGGAATTAATGTCAAGTGTGTAAAG TTCAATGACCAACTGATCAGCCCGAAGCATTTTGTTCACCTGGCTGGGAAGTCTACCCTGAAGGACTGGAAGAGGGCTATCCGTCTCGGAGGAATCATGCTGAG GAAGATGATGGACTCGGGACAGATCGACTTCTACCAGCATGACAAAGTTTGCACCAACACGTGCCGAAGCACCAAGTTTGATCTCCTGATCAGCAGCGCCAGAGCACCGATGCCGGGGCAGCAGAGCGTGGTGCAGACCCCCACCTCAGCTGATG GGAGCATCACCCAGATTGCACTGTCGGAGGAAAGCATGGAGGAGGGGATCGAGTGGAACTCTGCTTTGACAGCTGCTGTCACCATGGCCACTGAGGAGGGCATGAAAAAGGACACGGATGAGATCTCAG AGGACACGCTGATGTTCTGGAAGGGAATAGCTGATGTGGGGTTGATGGAAGAGGTCGTGTGCAACATCCAGAAGGAGATAGAAGAAGTGCTGAGAGGCGTCCAGCAGAGGCTGGGGCAGTCTCCCTTCCAGATGACAG ATGCTGCAGTTTTGAACAACGTTGCTCACACGTTTGGCCTGATGGACACAGTCAAGAAGGTTCTGGACAACAGGAAAAACCAGacagagcaaggagaagagCAGTTTCTTTACACACTTGCAG ACCTGGAACGgcagctggaagagcagaagaaactCGCCAAGGACCAGAAGGCCAAGTCCCAAACCATCCAGAACGTGGTGCTGATGCCCGTCAGCGCTCCCAAACCCCCCAAACGACCCCGCCTGCAGCGTCCGGCCTCTGCCACCGTCCTCAGCCCCTCGACCCCCATCCAGCAGCCTCAGTTCACGGTCATCTCCCCCATCGCCATCGCCCCCGTCGGCCAGCAGTTCTCGGTGGGCAACATCCCGGTGGCGACCATCAGCCAAGGTTCCAGCCCGGTGACTGTCCACACTTTGCCTTCTGGCTCTCAGCTCTTCCGTTATGCCACCGTGGTGTCTTCCTCCAAGACCAACTCCTCCGACACCGTCACCCTCCACCCATCCTCCAGCCTGGcgctgctgagctctgctgccatGCAGGATGGAGGTGCCCTGGCCAACGTGGCAGCCGTGGTCAACCCCGTGGAACTGGTGGCCATGGAATCCGGCCTCACCTCCACCATCCAGGCCGTGGAGGGCACCTCGGATGATGGGCAGACCATCATTGAGATCGACCCGGCGCCCGACCCCGAGGCGGATGCAGACGAATCAGAGGGCAAAGCTGTGATCCTGGAGACGGAGCTGAGGACTGAGGAGAAAGTGGTGGGAGACGTGGAGGACCACCAGCACCACGTGCACAACGTGGAGATCGTGGTTTTGGAGGACTAG
- the LOC419584 gene encoding discoidin, CUB and LCCL domain-containing protein 1-like isoform X4, whose translation MRGVRKHSTSRNTTASSSSSGTAPGTRCATTRRGKRSSARKLSPGRLRPHSADSTERDAELQELPRHVPQPHGVPLAAAGPPGHLPHRGLWGRRLGVVGALCSQLPAAGRPRERRCLWDPRPSHSPIPPAGPYCRNAVPAAPLLLTNSSAITVLFNSTSHRSGRGLLLSYASSQHPDLISCLVRGTHFSQEHVSVYCPAGCKDIEGDIWGNTKEGYRDTSVLCKAAVHAGVVADEVGGQVTLTREKGITLYESAFANGLHSKRGSLSEKRLLFHKACGDALEVAAFNASSWWQEVDALGQERSWAAERAALGTPSPSWAAEPGTDTAWLELDLGTRRNVTGIVTKGSAEIYDFYVTSYRVSSSRDGKNWRPYRGGSGHEDKVFEGNVDSLGEVSNAFIPPITTRYLRITPQSWHQRAALKVALLGCQMARVRAARPYVPSVPKEVPIHIPIPTSHPPGRTPIPGIALDPEKADSTLLVMLLIGVFVLLCSSLLLLAFLCRRRRKPATKLNCGLPKGQPKLEASQVCSLGSLPPPGSTLPSFPVVLGDLSQTHSPDYAEPDVVQVSPSSQLGSSTFKPPPDEGYTLPLVVSHYDVPGKHHEYAEPLPPEPEYATPFGEPEHAGARWNPSDTAGLPAAPSRAGSPGSPPARYVSPPLQLPGVSAAPRAERTAGPHRDGPHSQQLGDCPFSHVYHEAW comes from the exons ATGCGCGGCGTTAGGAAGCACTCAACAAGCCGGAACACgaccgcctcctcctcctcctccgggACGGCCCCGGGAACGCGGTGTGCCACCACACGGCGGGGAAAGCGCTCCTCCGCGCGCAAACTCTCCCC GGGACGGCTGCGGCCACacagtgctgacagcacagagCGGGACGCTGAGCTCCAGGAACTACCCCGGCACGTACCCCAACCACACGGTGTGCCATTGGCAGCTGCGGGCCCCCCCGGGCACCTCCCTCATCGTGGCCTTTGGGGACGTCGACTTGGAGTCGTCGGAGCgctgtgctcacagctccctgctgctggccgACCCCGAGAGCGGCGCTGCTTATG GGACCCCCGtccttcccacagccccatccctcctGCAGGGCCCTACTGCAGGAATGCTGTCCCCGCCGCCCCGCTGCTGCTCACCAACTCCAGTGCCATCACCGTCCTGTTCAACAGCACCAGCCACCGCTCAGGACGGGGCCTCCTCCTGTCCTATGCCAGCTCACAGCACCCAG ACCTGATCTCCTGTTTGGTCAGAGGTACCCATTTCTCCCAGGAGCACGTCAG TGTGTactgccctgctggctgcaaggACATCGAGGGGGACATCTGGGGCAACACGAAGGAGGGCTACCGGGAT acctcagtgctgtgcaagGCAGCTGTGCACGCCGGTGTGGTCGCCGACGAGGTGGGTGGGCAGGTCACCCTGACCCGTGAGAAGGGGATCACACTGTACGAGTCAGCCTTCGCCAATGGGCTGCACTCCAAAAG GGGCTCTCTCTCTGAGAAGCGTCTCCTATTCCACAAAG CCTGCGGCGATGCCCTGGAGGTGGCCGCCTTCAACGCCTCATCCTGGTGGCAGGAGGTGGACGCGCTGGGGCAAGAGCGGAGCTGGGCAGCTGAGCgggcagccctgggcacccccagcccctcctgggCAGCCGAACCCGGCACCGACACCGCCTGGCTGGAGCTGGACCTGGGCACCCGCAGGAACGTCACAG GGATCGTCACCAAGGGATCTGCTGAGATATATGACTTCTACGTGACGTCCTACCGGGTGTCCTCCAGCCGTGATGGGAAGAACTGGAGACCCTACAGGGGCGGCAGCGGCCATGAGGAcaag GTCTTTGAAGGAAACGTGGACAGCCTCGGAGAGGTCTCCAATGCCTTCATCCCGCCCATCACGACCCGTTACCTGCGCATCACGCCCCAGAGCTGGCACCAACGTGCAGCCCTGAAGGTGGCCCTGCTGGGCTGCCAGATGGCGCGGGTCCGTGCAGCACGGCCCTATG tgcccagcGTCCCAAAGGAGGTCCCCatccacatccccatccccaccagccACCCGCCTGGCCGCACGCCCATCCCTGGCATCGCCCTGGACCCTGAGAAGGCAG ACTCCACGCTGCTGGTGATGCTGCTCATTGGTGTCTttgtcctcctctgctccagcctcctgctgctggctttccTCTGCCGCAGGAGGAG GAAGCCAGCCACCAAGCTGAACTGTGGGCTCCCAAAAG GGCAACCCAAGCTGGAGGCAAGCCAGGTGtgctccctggggagcctgccGCCCCCTGGATCCACGCTGCCCTCCTTCCCTGTGGTGCTGGGGGACCTCAGCCAGACCCACTCACCAG ACTACGCCGAGCCGGACGTGGTGCAGGTGAGCCCCAGCAGCCAGTTGGGCTCCTCCACCTTCAAGCCTCCCCCAGACGAGGGCTACACCCTACCGCTGGTCGTGAGCCACTACGACGTGCCTGGAAAACACCACGAGTACGCAGAGCCTCTGCCACCAGAACCCGAATACGCCACGCCGTTCGGTGAACCCGAGCACGCCGGCGCCCGCTGGAACCCCAGCGACACCGCGgggctccccgccgccccgAGCCGCGCCGGCTCCCCGGGCTCACCCCCAGCACGGTACGTTTCCCCCCcgctgcagctgcctggggtGAGCGCAGCCCCCCGGGCGGAGCGGACTGCCGGCCCCCATCGGGATGGGCCCCACTCACAGCAGCTCGGAGACTGTCCCTTCTCACACGTGTACCACGAGGCCTGGTGA
- the GMEB1 gene encoding glucocorticoid modulatory element-binding protein 1 isoform X1 has translation MANAEVSVPVGDVVVVPSDGNEGENPEDTKTQVILQLQPVQQGIYQEGSEASAAVVAVETHTIHKLEEGIDPSTIETNEEIEIAYPITCGESKAILLWKKFVCPGINVKCVKFNDQLISPKHFVHLAGKSTLKDWKRAIRLGGIMLRKMMDSGQIDFYQHDKVCTNTCRSTKFDLLISSARAPMPGQQSVVQTPTSADGSITQIALSEESMEEGIEWNSALTAAVTMATEEGMKKDTDEISEDTLMFWKGIADVGLMEEVVCNIQKEIEEVLRGVQQRLGQSPFQMTDAAVLNNVAHTFGLMDTVKKVLDNRKNQTEQGEEQFLYTLAAFLFADLERQLEEQKKLAKDQKAKSQTIQNVVLMPVSAPKPPKRPRLQRPASATVLSPSTPIQQPQFTVISPIAIAPVGQQFSVGNIPVATISQGSSPVTVHTLPSGSQLFRYATVVSSSKTNSSDTVTLHPSSSLALLSSAAMQDGGALANVAAVVNPVELVAMESGLTSTIQAVEGTSDDGQTIIEIDPAPDPEADADESEGKAVILETELRTEEKVVGDVEDHQHHVHNVEIVVLED, from the exons ATGGCGAATGCCGAAGTGAGCGTCCCGGTGGGTGATGTGGTGGTTGTACCAAGTGACGGCAACGAAGGGGAGAACCCGGAGGATACCAAAACCCAAGTGATCCTTCAGCTCCAGCCGGTGCAGCAGGG GATTTACCAGGAGGGCTCAGAGGCAAGTGCTGCTGTTGTGGCCGTGGAAACGCACACCATACACAAACTAGAGGAAGGGATCG ACCCCAGCACCATTGAAACAAACGAGGAAATTGAGATTGCCTATCCCATCACCTGCGGGGAGAGCAAAGCCATCCTGCTCTGGAAGAAGTTTGTCTGTCCAGGAATTAATGTCAAGTGTGTAAAG TTCAATGACCAACTGATCAGCCCGAAGCATTTTGTTCACCTGGCTGGGAAGTCTACCCTGAAGGACTGGAAGAGGGCTATCCGTCTCGGAGGAATCATGCTGAG GAAGATGATGGACTCGGGACAGATCGACTTCTACCAGCATGACAAAGTTTGCACCAACACGTGCCGAAGCACCAAGTTTGATCTCCTGATCAGCAGCGCCAGAGCACCGATGCCGGGGCAGCAGAGCGTGGTGCAGACCCCCACCTCAGCTGATG GGAGCATCACCCAGATTGCACTGTCGGAGGAAAGCATGGAGGAGGGGATCGAGTGGAACTCTGCTTTGACAGCTGCTGTCACCATGGCCACTGAGGAGGGCATGAAAAAGGACACGGATGAGATCTCAG AGGACACGCTGATGTTCTGGAAGGGAATAGCTGATGTGGGGTTGATGGAAGAGGTCGTGTGCAACATCCAGAAGGAGATAGAAGAAGTGCTGAGAGGCGTCCAGCAGAGGCTGGGGCAGTCTCCCTTCCAGATGACAG ATGCTGCAGTTTTGAACAACGTTGCTCACACGTTTGGCCTGATGGACACAGTCAAGAAGGTTCTGGACAACAGGAAAAACCAGacagagcaaggagaagagCAGTTTCTTTACACACTTGCAG CCTTTCTCTTTGCAGACCTGGAACGgcagctggaagagcagaagaaactCGCCAAGGACCAGAAGGCCAAGTCCCAAACCATCCAGAACGTGGTGCTGATGCCCGTCAGCGCTCCCAAACCCCCCAAACGACCCCGCCTGCAGCGTCCGGCCTCTGCCACCGTCCTCAGCCCCTCGACCCCCATCCAGCAGCCTCAGTTCACGGTCATCTCCCCCATCGCCATCGCCCCCGTCGGCCAGCAGTTCTCGGTGGGCAACATCCCGGTGGCGACCATCAGCCAAGGTTCCAGCCCGGTGACTGTCCACACTTTGCCTTCTGGCTCTCAGCTCTTCCGTTATGCCACCGTGGTGTCTTCCTCCAAGACCAACTCCTCCGACACCGTCACCCTCCACCCATCCTCCAGCCTGGcgctgctgagctctgctgccatGCAGGATGGAGGTGCCCTGGCCAACGTGGCAGCCGTGGTCAACCCCGTGGAACTGGTGGCCATGGAATCCGGCCTCACCTCCACCATCCAGGCCGTGGAGGGCACCTCGGATGATGGGCAGACCATCATTGAGATCGACCCGGCGCCCGACCCCGAGGCGGATGCAGACGAATCAGAGGGCAAAGCTGTGATCCTGGAGACGGAGCTGAGGACTGAGGAGAAAGTGGTGGGAGACGTGGAGGACCACCAGCACCACGTGCACAACGTGGAGATCGTGGTTTTGGAGGACTAG